In Bythopirellula goksoeyrii, a single window of DNA contains:
- a CDS encoding formylglycine-generating enzyme family protein, producing the protein MFRAAIISFLVPFTSCILSTRGEVAFDWVTVGNPGNQSDSTGFGDVTYTYRISKYEVTNTQYTNFLNSVDSNGENLLALYNPNMTTEGAGGILFDSNQPPGMKYVVKPNYGEYPVVFVSFLDSMRFVNWLENNQGSGDTETGVYTISDGLSEVRSQSASYFIPSENEWYKAAYHKNDGNTGNYWDYPTSTDTEPYSDDPTSLNSPDNSNVANFIKDDGIANGYNDFFAIPGPNNSTANHLSEVGAYSLAFSPYGTFDQGGNVREWTDTIYDSNQRVVRGGGWDEASFTLLASTRGSGEPSSENSGANGFRIASAIPEPSTIILVLICNSLNMLRVRQRRDWYHCNNHSK; encoded by the coding sequence ATGTTTCGTGCTGCAATAATCTCTTTTCTTGTGCCATTTACCTCCTGTATCCTCTCCACAAGAGGAGAAGTTGCTTTCGACTGGGTCACAGTTGGCAATCCAGGCAATCAATCAGACTCGACTGGATTCGGCGATGTGACCTACACGTACCGCATCAGCAAATACGAAGTAACGAACACTCAATACACTAATTTTCTTAACTCAGTTGATTCAAATGGCGAGAACTTGTTAGCTCTATACAATCCAAACATGACTACCGAAGGGGCTGGCGGAATTCTTTTCGACTCTAATCAACCACCTGGAATGAAGTATGTCGTCAAACCGAACTATGGAGAGTATCCGGTAGTTTTTGTTTCTTTTCTAGATTCGATGCGGTTCGTGAACTGGCTAGAAAACAATCAAGGCAGTGGCGACACTGAAACGGGCGTTTATACTATCTCGGACGGCCTGAGCGAAGTCCGCAGTCAATCGGCTTCTTACTTTATCCCCAGTGAAAACGAATGGTACAAAGCGGCCTACCACAAGAATGATGGCAACACGGGCAACTACTGGGATTATCCGACTTCCACTGATACCGAGCCTTATTCAGACGATCCAACTAGCCTGAACAGTCCTGACAACTCAAATGTGGCAAATTTTATTAAGGATGACGGCATTGCGAACGGATACAACGACTTCTTCGCAATCCCCGGACCCAATAATTCCACTGCCAATCACCTGTCTGAAGTAGGTGCATATTCGCTGGCCTTCAGTCCCTACGGTACTTTTGACCAAGGGGGCAATGTAAGAGAGTGGACTGATACGATTTATGACTCTAATCAGAGAGTTGTTCGGGGTGGTGGATGGGATGAGGCCTCTTTTACTTTGTTGGCATCGACAAGGGGAAGCGGGGAACCATCCTCTGAAAACAGCGGGGCTAATGGCTTTCGTATTGCAAGTGCTATTCCCGAACCCAGCACAATCATATTGGTTCTAATTTGCAACTCTTTAAATATGTTGCGTGTCCGACAGCGACGGGATTGGTACCACTGCAACAATCACTCGAAGTAG